The Anopheles merus strain MAF chromosome 2L, AmerM5.1, whole genome shotgun sequence genome has a segment encoding these proteins:
- the LOC121594216 gene encoding uncharacterized protein LOC121594216 → MASRSAPLLPLLVTAFSLLLPLARAQTGTNFPASEFTFGSFTSDLVICYSNTINSQSIRLTPVTRTFSFTPGTTQTIKYIQIMSPDLKKFYAQIANGGVGGTSATSTDIVVSSVHGGYLNVAVRIYCLVTT, encoded by the exons ATGGCCAGTCGATCAGCGCCACTACTACCCTTACTTGTGACTGCTTTCTCGCTGCTACTTCCTCTGGCCCGTGCTCAAACGGGAACCAACTTTCCCGCGTCAGAATTTACGTTCGGTTCCTTCACGTCCGATCTTGTTATTTGCTATTCAAACACGATCAATTCGCAGTCGATCCGCCTGACGCCTGTTACCCGCACGTTTTCCTTTACTCCGGGT ACCACGCAAACGATAAAGTACATTCAGATCATGTCACCCGATCTCAAAAAGTTTTACGCGCAGATTGCTAACGGTGGCGTAGGGGGAACCTCTGCAACGTCAACGGATATTGTTGTTTCATCGGTTCACGGTGGATATTTGAATGTGGCCGTTCGGATCTATTGTTTAGTCACTACTTAA